Proteins from a genomic interval of Chryseobacterium indologenes:
- a CDS encoding phosphoenolpyruvate carboxylase, with protein MIHDQRAEKFRQIVENKFQIYNSLFMSLPYDKMTNIGMLLPFLYEESRTGYDAGKTPEEIVEEFFKNHTDLQSEEQKLELLFKIIQYIERQVVLFDSIEDAAFPNLHSESDNGTVTNLFERSYQDHKIEKVREKLKDFSVKVVFTAHPTQFYPSSVQRIIQDLRGAIAGDSVTQIDMLLQQLGKTPFVNKEKPTPIDEALSIISYLRYVYYDTIGELFTKIKKTFGNGHFHLHEDIIQLGFWPGGDRDGNPFVTADVTKRVAEELRSAILKSYYSHLKFIRRRLSFRGVSEVLTKLSEKLYTAIFDGKNITSEDILKFTDEAEKILINEHNSLFLDLLINFRDRVKIFGTHFATLDIRQDSRIHQQVIDEVFAKVSGEENADAEQKFTRLIQTSGKVNADDFNDIVKDTLLTVSQVSEIQHLNGLRGMNRYIISNSDAVKDVMNVYAFFKICGYKDEEINMDIVPLFETMEGLANAENVMKELYHHPVYKKHLERRGNQQTIMLGFSDGTKDGGYLKANWEIYKAKEVLTKLSEQNNIKVVFFDGRGGPPARGGGKTHDFYASQGKTIANNKIELTIQGQTITSIFGNKEQAKYNFEQLLTAGVENDVFKNAKKDLTEKERELIVELAEISYQKYSDLKAHPMFVPYLQEMSTLEYYGKTNIGSRPSKRGNGSELKFEDLRAIPFVGSWSQLKQNVPGFFGFGYAMQQLKEQGRFEEVRELYKGSDFFKTLVLNSMMSMNKSYFPLTYYIKNNPKFGAFWNVLFDEYELSREIMLELTGFKLLQEEDPLSRKSVKIREKIVLPLLSIQQYALMKIQKGEGNKEAYEKLVTRSLFGNINASRNSA; from the coding sequence ATGATACACGACCAACGCGCAGAAAAATTCAGGCAGATTGTGGAAAATAAGTTCCAGATCTATAATTCATTATTTATGAGCCTGCCTTATGATAAAATGACGAATATCGGGATGCTGCTCCCATTCCTGTATGAAGAAAGCAGAACCGGCTATGATGCAGGAAAAACACCTGAAGAGATTGTCGAAGAATTTTTTAAAAACCACACCGATCTTCAAAGTGAAGAGCAGAAGCTTGAACTTCTTTTTAAGATCATCCAGTATATCGAAAGACAGGTTGTTTTATTCGACAGTATTGAAGACGCTGCTTTCCCAAATCTTCATTCAGAAAGTGATAATGGGACCGTTACCAACCTTTTTGAACGTTCTTACCAGGATCATAAAATTGAAAAGGTACGTGAAAAATTAAAGGATTTCAGCGTAAAAGTGGTCTTCACTGCTCACCCTACGCAATTTTATCCTAGTTCGGTGCAGAGAATCATTCAGGATTTAAGGGGAGCTATTGCCGGTGATTCTGTGACACAGATCGATATGCTTTTGCAGCAGCTGGGGAAAACACCTTTTGTGAATAAAGAAAAACCCACTCCGATAGATGAGGCATTGAGTATCATTTCTTATCTGAGATATGTGTATTACGATACCATTGGAGAACTGTTTACGAAAATTAAAAAAACTTTCGGGAACGGACATTTTCATCTGCATGAAGATATTATCCAGCTGGGTTTCTGGCCTGGCGGAGATAGAGACGGTAATCCCTTTGTGACAGCTGATGTTACCAAAAGAGTAGCAGAGGAACTGCGCTCGGCTATTTTGAAATCCTACTACAGTCATTTGAAATTTATCCGAAGAAGATTAAGTTTCAGAGGTGTTTCTGAAGTGTTGACTAAGTTGAGCGAAAAGCTGTATACTGCCATTTTTGATGGAAAAAATATCACTTCCGAAGATATTTTAAAGTTTACGGATGAGGCAGAAAAGATATTGATCAACGAGCATAATTCTTTGTTTTTAGATCTTTTGATAAATTTCAGAGATCGTGTGAAGATCTTCGGGACACACTTTGCCACGTTGGATATCCGTCAGGACAGCAGAATTCATCAGCAGGTCATAGATGAGGTTTTTGCTAAAGTATCCGGCGAAGAAAATGCCGATGCAGAGCAAAAATTTACTCGATTAATTCAGACCTCCGGGAAAGTGAATGCTGACGATTTTAATGATATTGTAAAAGATACCTTATTAACGGTTTCACAGGTTTCTGAAATTCAGCACCTAAACGGATTGAGAGGAATGAACCGATATATTATTTCCAATTCAGATGCAGTGAAAGATGTGATGAACGTGTATGCATTTTTCAAAATCTGTGGGTATAAAGATGAAGAGATCAATATGGATATTGTTCCGCTTTTTGAAACCATGGAAGGACTCGCCAATGCTGAAAATGTGATGAAGGAGCTTTACCATCATCCTGTATACAAAAAGCATCTTGAGAGAAGAGGAAATCAACAGACCATTATGCTGGGCTTCTCGGATGGAACAAAAGACGGAGGATATCTGAAAGCCAACTGGGAGATTTACAAGGCAAAAGAAGTTCTGACAAAACTGTCCGAACAGAATAATATTAAAGTTGTTTTCTTTGACGGTAGAGGAGGTCCGCCGGCAAGAGGAGGAGGGAAAACCCACGACTTCTACGCTTCACAGGGAAAAACAATTGCCAATAATAAAATAGAACTGACCATTCAGGGACAAACCATTACCAGTATTTTTGGAAATAAGGAACAGGCGAAATATAATTTTGAACAATTACTTACTGCCGGAGTAGAAAATGACGTATTTAAAAACGCTAAAAAAGACCTTACGGAAAAAGAACGCGAACTGATAGTTGAGCTTGCCGAAATCAGTTATCAGAAATATTCTGACCTTAAAGCCCATCCGATGTTTGTTCCTTATCTACAGGAAATGAGCACCCTTGAGTACTACGGAAAAACCAATATCGGGAGCCGTCCATCCAAAAGAGGAAACGGCAGTGAGTTGAAGTTTGAAGACCTGAGAGCAATTCCTTTCGTGGGCTCATGGTCGCAGCTAAAACAAAATGTTCCCGGTTTCTTTGGTTTCGGATATGCCATGCAACAGCTGAAAGAGCAGGGAAGGTTTGAAGAAGTAAGAGAGCTCTACAAAGGATCGGATTTCTTTAAAACTTTAGTTCTGAATTCGATGATGAGTATGAATAAATCCTACTTCCCGCTGACTTATTATATCAAAAATAATCCGAAATTCGGTGCTTTCTGGAATGTGCTTTTTGATGAATATGAGCTTTCAAGAGAAATTATGCTGGAACTGACAGGCTTTAAATTACTGCAGGAAGAAGATCCTTTGTCAAGAAAATCTGTGAAGATTCGCGAGAAAATCGTACTTCCGTTATTAAGTATTCAGCAATATGCGCTTATGAAAATTCAGAAAGGAGAGGGTAACAAAGAGGCCTATGAAAAGCTGGTCACCAGATCCCTGTTCGGAAATATTAATGCGAGTAGAAACTCAGCATAA
- a CDS encoding S8 family peptidase: MKKILLFCILTGYSSAFAQTELVFVYFKDKPNKAAFFANPLSELTQKSLNRRLTLGISLNDQDAPIEQSYIQNLQNLGFTVTDYSKWLNGAAVNATPAQITLLQTQPFVLSVESFARNASTTVKQLPSHKWDDQATSNKILTNFNYGSGSAQIDQVNIRPLHIAGFTGTGISIAVIDSGFPTVNTGAAFSKIWNNNQIKAGYDFVTKTGDIYNTTLNSHGTAILGAIGGYLENIFVGSAPDADFYLYRTENAAVEIPEEELYWIEAAEEADRKGVEIITSSLGYHVFDDSKYNYTYADMNGSISFIARAAGIAAEKGIFVLAAAGNSGDKPWHYLLTPSDNTNVFSIGGVDSTGNSSVFSSFGPNSAGVIKPDGSAQGTNTTTVFDNATITVNGTSIATPIAAGGVACFIQAFPNMNREQIRTKLRQTASLYPNHTDQMGYGILNFGSIYNAVLGTSESSKKEILKIYPNPVKNILHIVSKDEIQSLEIYDNLGRLIQKNNQQKSVNVEGFAKGTYYLKLRTKNKTIYEKLIKD, translated from the coding sequence ATGAAAAAAATTTTATTGTTTTGTATCTTAACAGGTTACTCCAGTGCATTTGCTCAAACTGAACTTGTTTTTGTCTATTTTAAAGATAAACCGAATAAAGCAGCCTTCTTTGCCAACCCTCTTTCAGAGCTGACGCAAAAGTCCCTCAACAGACGACTGACACTGGGAATTTCTTTAAATGACCAGGATGCCCCTATCGAACAATCTTATATTCAGAATCTCCAGAATTTAGGCTTTACCGTTACCGACTACTCAAAATGGCTCAATGGTGCTGCTGTAAACGCAACTCCTGCCCAGATTACTCTTTTGCAGACCCAACCCTTTGTATTGTCTGTAGAAAGTTTTGCCAGAAATGCATCAACCACAGTCAAACAGCTTCCTTCTCACAAGTGGGATGATCAGGCAACTTCCAATAAAATACTGACAAATTTCAATTATGGTTCCGGTTCCGCACAGATTGACCAGGTTAATATAAGGCCGCTCCATATAGCAGGTTTTACAGGAACCGGAATTTCCATTGCCGTGATCGATTCCGGATTTCCGACAGTAAATACCGGAGCTGCCTTTTCAAAAATATGGAATAACAATCAGATCAAAGCAGGCTATGATTTTGTAACAAAAACCGGTGATATTTACAATACCACTTTAAATTCTCATGGTACTGCGATTTTAGGAGCTATTGGAGGCTATCTTGAAAATATTTTCGTAGGTTCTGCTCCTGACGCTGATTTTTATCTTTACCGAACGGAAAACGCAGCCGTAGAAATTCCAGAAGAAGAACTATACTGGATTGAAGCTGCAGAGGAAGCCGATCGAAAAGGGGTCGAGATCATCACCTCATCACTGGGATATCATGTTTTTGATGACTCAAAGTACAATTATACGTATGCAGATATGAACGGAAGCATCTCTTTTATCGCCCGTGCTGCCGGGATTGCTGCTGAAAAAGGGATTTTCGTACTTGCAGCAGCCGGAAATTCAGGAGATAAACCTTGGCATTACCTTTTGACACCTTCTGACAATACGAATGTATTTTCTATCGGAGGAGTAGATTCTACAGGAAATTCTTCAGTTTTTTCTTCTTTCGGACCGAATTCCGCGGGGGTCATAAAACCTGATGGAAGTGCACAGGGAACGAACACTACGACTGTTTTCGATAACGCCACTATAACAGTGAACGGAACTTCTATTGCAACACCCATCGCTGCCGGAGGAGTGGCTTGCTTTATCCAGGCTTTTCCGAATATGAACAGAGAGCAGATCAGAACAAAATTAAGACAAACCGCTTCACTCTATCCTAATCACACGGATCAAATGGGATATGGAATTCTTAATTTTGGCAGTATTTACAATGCTGTGCTGGGTACTTCCGAATCTTCGAAAAAAGAGATATTGAAAATTTATCCCAATCCTGTCAAAAACATTCTCCATATAGTATCTAAAGATGAAATACAATCATTGGAAATATATGATAACCTGGGAAGGCTGATCCAAAAAAACAATCAACAAAAAAGCGTAAACGTGGAGGGTTTTGCAAAGGGAACCTATTATTTGAAACTCCGGACAAAAAATAAAACGATTTACGAAAAACTCATCAAAGATTAA
- a CDS encoding DegT/DnrJ/EryC1/StrS family aminotransferase, with product MKKIQMVDLQSQYYKIKNDVDNAVLNVMDSAAFINGPEVKSFQNELESYLDVKHVIPCANGTDALQIALMALDLKEGDEIITADFTFAATVEVIHLLKLKSVLVDVDYDTFTISTEQIKKAITPRTKAIIPVHIFGQCANMEEILKIAEENNLYVIEDNAQAIGSEYTFSNGEVKQAGTMSTVGTTSFFPSKNLGCYGDGGAIFTNNDELAHRLRGIVNHGMYERYYHDEVGVNSRLDSIQAAVLRKKLPHLDSYNEARRKAADFYDEAFAGNPNILTPKRAENSTHVFHQYTLRILNGKRNELQKFLTEKEIPAMIYYPVALRKQKAYFQESNDADFVNTDKLLDQVISLPMHTELDEEQLKYITDAVLEFMG from the coding sequence ATGAAAAAGATTCAGATGGTTGACTTGCAAAGTCAGTATTACAAAATAAAGAATGATGTAGACAATGCAGTTTTAAATGTAATGGATTCGGCAGCTTTTATTAACGGCCCTGAAGTAAAGTCTTTCCAGAATGAATTGGAGTCTTATTTAGACGTAAAACATGTGATCCCATGTGCCAATGGTACAGATGCATTACAGATTGCCCTGATGGCTTTGGACCTTAAAGAGGGAGATGAAATCATTACGGCTGATTTTACTTTTGCTGCAACGGTAGAAGTAATTCACCTTCTTAAACTGAAATCGGTTTTGGTGGACGTAGACTATGATACCTTCACGATTTCTACTGAGCAGATTAAAAAAGCAATCACTCCAAGAACAAAAGCGATCATTCCGGTACACATATTCGGACAGTGTGCCAATATGGAAGAGATTTTGAAAATCGCGGAAGAGAATAATTTATACGTTATCGAAGACAATGCTCAGGCGATCGGTTCAGAGTATACATTTTCTAACGGAGAGGTAAAACAGGCAGGAACAATGTCTACGGTAGGAACAACTTCTTTCTTTCCATCCAAAAACTTAGGATGTTATGGAGATGGTGGAGCTATTTTTACCAACAACGATGAGCTGGCTCACCGTTTGAGAGGAATTGTAAACCATGGAATGTATGAAAGATACTACCATGATGAGGTAGGAGTGAATTCCCGTTTAGACAGTATTCAGGCAGCAGTTTTAAGAAAAAAACTTCCTCACCTGGATTCTTATAATGAAGCAAGAAGAAAAGCAGCAGATTTCTATGACGAGGCGTTTGCAGGAAACCCGAATATCCTTACTCCCAAAAGAGCTGAAAATTCTACCCATGTATTTCACCAGTATACCTTAAGAATTCTTAACGGGAAACGTAATGAACTACAGAAATTCTTAACTGAAAAAGAAATTCCTGCGATGATTTATTATCCGGTAGCTTTAAGAAAGCAAAAAGCTTACTTCCAGGAAAGTAATGATGCAGATTTCGTGAATACGGATAAGCTTTTGGATCAGGTAATTTCTTTACCGATGCATACAGAACTTGACGAAGAGCAGCTGAAGTATATTACGGATGCAGTGCTTGAGTTTATGGGATAA
- the galE gene encoding UDP-glucose 4-epimerase GalE, which yields MVILVTGGLGYIGSHTVVELMNNDFEVVIVDDLSNSERFILNNIEEITGKKPVFYPFDLKRRELLTQVFEAHNIDGCINFAASKAVGESQVIPVDYYENNLFSLINILQEFKEREISNFIFSSSCTVYGQADKMPIDENTPLKLPESVYGKTKQMGEEILIDFAKAYKSKISLLRYFNPIGAHASGKIGELPIGVPNNLVPYVMQTAAGIREQLNIWGDDYPTEDGTAIRDYIYVVDLAKAHVAALKKLIEDQSADTVVDIYNLGTGKGSSVLEVVKAFEKANNVEVPYQICPRREGDVIVAYANPEKAEKELGWKSETSLEESLRTVWEWQKYLKTRN from the coding sequence ATGGTAATACTTGTTACCGGAGGACTTGGATATATCGGTTCTCACACTGTAGTAGAGTTAATGAACAATGACTTTGAAGTAGTTATTGTAGATGATTTATCTAATTCAGAAAGATTTATTTTAAATAATATCGAGGAAATTACAGGCAAAAAGCCTGTTTTTTATCCCTTCGATTTAAAAAGAAGAGAGCTTCTTACTCAGGTTTTTGAAGCCCACAACATTGATGGTTGTATTAACTTTGCTGCTTCGAAAGCAGTAGGAGAGAGCCAGGTAATTCCTGTAGATTACTATGAAAATAATTTGTTTTCTCTGATCAATATCCTTCAGGAGTTTAAAGAAAGAGAAATTTCAAACTTTATTTTCAGTTCATCCTGTACCGTCTATGGGCAGGCTGACAAAATGCCTATAGATGAAAATACACCTTTGAAATTACCGGAAAGTGTTTATGGAAAAACAAAGCAAATGGGGGAAGAAATCTTAATTGATTTTGCAAAAGCTTATAAGAGTAAAATTTCTTTATTAAGATATTTTAATCCCATCGGAGCACATGCGTCGGGAAAAATAGGAGAATTACCAATTGGTGTTCCAAATAATTTAGTACCTTACGTGATGCAAACTGCTGCAGGAATTCGCGAGCAATTGAATATCTGGGGAGATGATTATCCTACAGAAGACGGTACCGCGATTCGTGATTATATCTATGTAGTAGACCTGGCAAAGGCTCACGTAGCTGCTTTGAAAAAACTGATAGAAGATCAGTCGGCAGATACTGTGGTCGATATTTATAATCTGGGAACAGGGAAAGGATCTTCTGTTTTGGAAGTGGTAAAAGCTTTTGAAAAAGCAAATAATGTAGAAGTTCCTTATCAGATTTGTCCCAGAAGAGAGGGAGATGTTATTGTGGCGTATGCCAATCCTGAGAAAGCGGAAAAAGAACTGGGATGGAAGTCAGAAACATCTTTGGAAGAATCTCTAAGGACCGTTTGGGAGTGGCAGAAGTACCTGAAGACCAGAAATTAA
- a CDS encoding methyltransferase domain-containing protein — protein MAWNPEVYDQFKEERSAPFFDLLKLVESKTGLSVIDLGCGTGELTSKLLDYLEDSKVLGIDSSEEMLEKAAHFATSRLHFDKRSIEEQLHMGDTYDLIISNAAIQWCSNHKELFPRIISKIKPGGQLAVQIPSNHEYIVHQLLRKIAGTEPYKTAYNSWEREYTVLKVEDYARILFDNKGREITVFEKVFPHVLEDAAAVYTWASGTAMIPYIENLPDDLKEQFKNDYKQQLQNSFPESPVFYPFKRTFISAKF, from the coding sequence ATGGCTTGGAATCCGGAAGTATATGACCAGTTTAAAGAAGAGCGTTCGGCGCCATTCTTTGATTTATTGAAGCTTGTAGAGTCAAAGACCGGCTTATCTGTGATCGACTTAGGATGCGGAACCGGCGAACTGACCTCAAAGCTTTTGGACTATCTTGAAGATTCTAAAGTATTGGGAATTGACTCTTCTGAAGAAATGCTTGAAAAAGCAGCTCACTTTGCAACAAGCAGACTGCATTTTGACAAAAGAAGTATCGAAGAACAACTTCATATGGGTGATACCTATGATCTTATTATTTCCAATGCAGCCATTCAGTGGTGTAGTAACCACAAAGAGCTTTTTCCAAGAATTATCAGTAAAATTAAACCTGGCGGGCAATTGGCCGTACAGATCCCATCCAATCACGAATATATCGTACACCAGTTATTAAGAAAAATTGCTGGAACAGAACCTTATAAAACAGCTTATAACTCCTGGGAAAGAGAATATACTGTTTTAAAAGTCGAGGACTATGCCCGAATATTATTCGACAACAAAGGAAGAGAAATCACGGTATTTGAAAAAGTATTCCCTCATGTTCTTGAGGATGCCGCAGCAGTATATACATGGGCTTCAGGAACAGCAATGATTCCATATATTGAAAATCTTCCTGATGATTTGAAAGAGCAATTTAAAAACGATTATAAACAACAATTACAAAACAGCTTTCCTGAATCACCGGTTTTTTATCCCTTTAAAAGAACGTTTATTTCAGCGAAATTTTAA
- a CDS encoding adenylyltransferase/cytidyltransferase family protein, whose protein sequence is MKTQRIGITFSSFDLLHAGHIKMLEEAKTVCDYLIVGLQIDPSHDRPNKNKPSQTIVERYIQLKAVNAVDEIIPYYTEEDLLDILKSFVIDVRIIGDDYLDRDFTGKKYCEEKGIEIFYNKRDHRFSTSDLRRRIYEAEKDKYSKPEPVK, encoded by the coding sequence ATGAAGACACAAAGAATAGGTATTACATTTTCCTCATTTGATTTATTACACGCCGGGCATATTAAAATGCTTGAAGAAGCTAAAACAGTTTGCGATTATTTGATCGTAGGACTTCAGATTGACCCCTCTCACGATCGCCCGAATAAGAACAAACCGAGCCAGACGATTGTTGAACGCTACATCCAGCTGAAAGCTGTAAATGCGGTAGACGAAATTATTCCTTATTACACAGAAGAAGATCTTTTAGACATTCTGAAATCTTTTGTAATTGACGTAAGAATTATAGGAGACGATTATCTGGACAGAGACTTTACAGGAAAGAAATACTGTGAAGAAAAAGGAATAGAAATTTTTTATAACAAAAGAGACCACAGGTTTTCTACCAGTGATCTGAGAAGAAGAATTTATGAAGCAGAGAAGGACAAATACTCCAAGCCTGAACCTGTAAAGTAA
- a CDS encoding TonB-dependent receptor, with protein MKNKTEIVNIFTRKTLGLTLVLSAAAMAFAQEKAGITGTIVNKKNQPVPYASVTFSNKANKSLSDAILTDEKGQYKLQLAPGEYDITVEAIDYKKNVVSKNITTNGNIGALSIEPEATTTMDGKTQELQGVVITASATKPYKVELDKKTYDPSQDIVSKGGSLQDVLTNVPSVSVDTDGTVSMRGSTNVKFLINGKPSSLLGIDDGANALQSIPADQIERIEVITNPSSKFEASGTSGILNIILKKNKKIGFNGSVVGTLGYFPRTALNTNLSWRKNNWTWFLNGGGGYTENRTKNNSETTYHSLAYPDIIKGEQPNDVPVHQLQNSTNKTYNKNYNVSAGFVYDLSDKTSINLTGLVRTFEGDGNELLDTYDSFYRFYRDNPADLQTTAGKWSLLNPHGLRDSKSLFNNLAFQGDVGLDHKFDDKGQNLSVSLSLQRNRSNNSANILETNDLRPDVLDITRRHSVSKTIIGKADYELPIGENSKLEAGYRLDVNDNTYDNFVSSTSNNKYIPDYNNNTDYREIFNAFYLQFRSKIGNFGYQLGLRDELSNVKINYANQNPNTPAIDKTKNYNNLFPSVFLSYDISKNNQILVNYSRRIDRPRSFFMVPFPNYSNSQNIFEGNIDLNPSYVDSYEVGYNITRKKFTINPTLYYRHATDDTKMLVYRPDESMSVFYTKPINLGNDDRYGLDLNFTYDPFAWLKIMGSLDMFGYKTTGIAYYDATDVNGVKKTGSMDFTGSGFSTRARLNTTFKLDKTLSVQLQGFYRGAQKSANQNTQDMYALNFGASKTIWKGDGTISFNIQDIFNTRSREVFSFNSDYTRRNYMQWQPRQFSISLTYRFKQGEKIEQPKKKKDINSNETGDDQQGGPM; from the coding sequence ATGAAGAATAAGACAGAAATTGTCAATATTTTCACCAGAAAAACCTTAGGACTTACGTTAGTACTTTCTGCAGCGGCAATGGCTTTTGCGCAAGAAAAAGCAGGAATCACAGGAACTATTGTCAATAAGAAAAACCAGCCTGTACCCTATGCTTCTGTCACTTTCAGTAACAAAGCAAACAAATCTTTAAGTGATGCGATATTAACTGACGAAAAAGGACAGTATAAACTGCAGCTTGCTCCAGGAGAATACGACATCACCGTAGAAGCTATTGATTACAAAAAAAACGTAGTCAGCAAAAATATTACGACCAACGGAAATATCGGGGCTTTATCCATAGAACCTGAGGCCACTACAACCATGGATGGTAAAACACAGGAACTGCAGGGAGTGGTGATCACTGCTTCGGCAACAAAGCCTTATAAAGTGGAGCTTGACAAAAAGACTTATGACCCATCACAGGATATTGTAAGTAAAGGAGGTAGCCTGCAGGATGTTTTAACCAATGTGCCTTCTGTTTCTGTAGATACCGACGGAACGGTTTCTATGAGAGGCAGCACCAATGTGAAGTTTTTGATCAATGGAAAACCTTCTTCCCTGCTGGGAATTGATGACGGAGCCAACGCATTGCAAAGTATTCCCGCGGATCAGATTGAAAGAATAGAAGTTATCACCAACCCATCCTCAAAGTTTGAAGCAAGCGGAACTTCAGGTATTTTGAATATCATTCTTAAAAAGAATAAAAAAATAGGGTTTAACGGTAGCGTGGTCGGCACTTTGGGATATTTTCCGAGAACTGCGCTAAATACGAATTTAAGCTGGAGAAAAAACAACTGGACATGGTTCTTGAACGGTGGCGGTGGCTATACGGAAAACAGAACAAAAAATAATTCTGAAACAACCTATCACAGTCTCGCTTATCCTGATATTATAAAAGGAGAACAACCGAACGATGTACCGGTACATCAACTTCAAAACTCCACCAATAAAACTTACAATAAAAATTACAACGTAAGCGCAGGATTTGTATATGACCTTTCCGATAAAACATCCATCAATTTAACCGGATTGGTAAGAACTTTTGAGGGAGACGGCAATGAGCTTCTGGACACTTATGACAGCTTCTACAGGTTTTACAGAGATAATCCTGCAGACCTTCAGACTACAGCCGGAAAATGGAGTCTTCTTAACCCTCACGGACTAAGGGACTCTAAGAGCTTATTCAATAATCTTGCCTTCCAGGGGGATGTGGGATTAGATCATAAATTTGATGACAAAGGACAGAATTTATCCGTTTCACTAAGTTTACAGAGAAACAGAAGTAATAACAGCGCCAATATCCTTGAAACGAATGATCTGCGTCCTGATGTACTGGATATTACCAGAAGACATTCTGTAAGCAAGACCATCATTGGAAAAGCAGATTATGAATTGCCGATAGGAGAAAATTCAAAACTTGAGGCGGGATACAGATTGGATGTAAATGATAACACTTATGATAATTTCGTAAGCAGCACTTCCAATAACAAATACATTCCTGATTATAATAACAACACGGATTACCGTGAGATTTTCAATGCCTTTTATCTTCAGTTCAGGAGTAAAATCGGCAACTTTGGTTATCAGTTAGGATTAAGGGATGAGCTTTCTAATGTGAAGATCAATTATGCCAATCAGAATCCGAATACACCGGCTATAGATAAAACGAAAAACTACAATAATTTGTTTCCGAGTGTATTCTTAAGCTATGATATATCCAAGAACAATCAGATTTTAGTAAATTATTCCCGAAGAATTGACAGGCCAAGATCATTCTTTATGGTTCCTTTCCCGAACTACAGCAACAGCCAGAATATTTTTGAAGGAAATATTGACCTGAACCCATCGTATGTGGATTCTTATGAGGTAGGCTATAACATCACCAGAAAGAAGTTTACGATCAATCCTACTTTATATTACAGACATGCTACTGATGACACCAAAATGTTGGTATACAGGCCAGACGAAAGCATGAGTGTATTCTATACCAAACCGATTAACCTTGGAAACGACGATCGATATGGTTTGGACCTCAACTTTACCTATGATCCTTTTGCATGGTTAAAAATAATGGGGAGCTTAGATATGTTCGGATATAAAACTACCGGAATCGCCTATTATGATGCAACAGATGTAAACGGTGTTAAAAAAACAGGATCTATGGACTTCACGGGAAGCGGTTTTTCTACAAGAGCACGTCTTAATACAACGTTTAAACTTGATAAAACGTTAAGTGTGCAGCTGCAAGGATTCTACAGAGGGGCACAAAAATCTGCTAACCAGAATACCCAGGACATGTATGCGTTGAATTTCGGAGCCTCAAAAACAATTTGGAAGGGCGACGGAACGATATCTTTCAATATCCAGGATATCTTCAATACCAGAAGCAGAGAAGTATTTAGCTTCAACAGTGACTATACCCGTAGAAACTACATGCAATGGCAGCCAAGACAATTCTCTATTTCCCTGACATACAGATTTAAACAAGGAGAAAAAATAGAGCAGCCGAAGAAGAAAAAAGATATCAATTCCAATGAAACAGGTGACGACCAACAGGGTGGTCCCATGTAA
- a CDS encoding diaminopimelate epimerase — MEFYKYQGTGNDFVMVDNRDLQFPKDKKIIEKLCDRRFGIGADGLILLENDPDYDFKMVYYNSDGGESTMCGNGGRCLVAFAFFLDIFEDRCKFIAIDGEHEAEIHNGIIKLKMIDVETVSHDGNDSVLNTGSPHYVKYVDKLADYDVYDNGYGIRNSENYKENGINVNFVEKISENEIFVRTYERGVEDETYSCGTGVTASALTFLQNDNLTSVKVKTLGGNLKVYAEKNGDSFHNIWLEGPAKQVFRGKVDLL; from the coding sequence ATGGAATTTTATAAATATCAGGGAACGGGAAATGACTTCGTGATGGTAGATAACCGTGACCTTCAGTTTCCTAAAGACAAGAAAATCATTGAAAAATTGTGCGACAGACGTTTTGGAATAGGTGCCGACGGGCTTATTCTGCTGGAAAATGATCCTGATTATGATTTTAAGATGGTGTATTACAATTCTGACGGCGGTGAGAGTACGATGTGTGGAAACGGAGGAAGATGTCTTGTCGCATTTGCTTTCTTCCTGGATATATTCGAAGACCGATGCAAATTCATAGCAATAGACGGAGAGCATGAGGCAGAAATTCACAACGGAATTATCAAACTGAAAATGATTGATGTAGAAACTGTTTCTCATGACGGAAATGATTCCGTTCTTAATACCGGTTCTCCGCATTACGTAAAGTATGTAGATAAGCTGGCTGACTATGATGTGTATGATAATGGCTACGGGATCAGAAATTCAGAAAATTATAAAGAAAACGGGATCAATGTGAACTTTGTGGAAAAAATTTCTGAAAATGAAATTTTTGTAAGAACCTATGAACGAGGCGTTGAGGACGAAACTTACAGCTGTGGAACAGGAGTTACAGCTTCTGCTTTAACTTTTCTACAAAATGACAATCTAACCTCTGTAAAAGTTAAAACTTTAGGCGGCAACCTTAAAGTGTATGCTGAAAAAAATGGAGATTCATTTCACAACATTTGGCTTGAGGGTCCGGCGAAGCAAGTTTTTAGAGGTAAAGTAGATCTTCTTTAA